From one Gossypium hirsutum isolate 1008001.06 chromosome D08, Gossypium_hirsutum_v2.1, whole genome shotgun sequence genomic stretch:
- the LOC107919695 gene encoding defensin-like protein 181: MIKFFPLFYIFAILLIITTSGKVNGAQCEKEIGICDANCSSKCEASKNGKGICEKSSSNDIGTCKCLYECDGNGDESLSQINRKCNVGIGPCSEHCNDGCCDRNCAIKYPEKQQGYGVCLNIVGIPSSRQCVCYYNC, translated from the exons ATGATTAAATTCTTCcctctattttatatttttgccATTCTTCTCATAATCACCACCTcag GCAAAGTGAATGGTGCACAATGTGAAAAAGAAATTGGGATTTGTGATGCGAATTGCAGTTCAAAATGTGAAGCTTCAAAGAATGGGAAAGGAATATGCGAGAAATCGTCATCAAATGATATCGGAACATGCAAATGCTTGTATGAATGTGACGGCAATGGCGACGAAAGTTTGTCGCAGATAAATAGAAAATGCAATGTGGGAATTGGACCATGCAGTGAGCATTGCAACGATGGTTGTTGTGACAGAAATTGTGCAATTAAATACCCAGAGAAACAACAGGGGTATGGGGTTtgcttgaatattgttggtataCCTAGTTCACGTCAATGTGTTTGCTATTATAATTGTTAG